Proteins from one Mercurialis annua linkage group LG7, ddMerAnnu1.2, whole genome shotgun sequence genomic window:
- the LOC126655247 gene encoding uncharacterized protein LOC126655247 isoform X1 produces MALPLGKLTILVGAGIVGSVLAKEGHLPSFFPDFVSGAFKFALKQVKRDDSVSSNGKPINKSLMDQVNSLRQELQMIASNRSVTIVTDGGTGATKYGTIVLVVVVGSGYVWWKGWKLPDMMFATRRSLSDACTSIAQQLETVYGSIRSTRKELSSNIAHLDATLDEVTALTTDTRETVSELLKDSTKYDHGVRNVRETVQTLGQKISKMEEKQGNTMHGLKKLVDYTYIMENYLLQENAQASRFLSWNATLSAASSSSRIAFPPKNALPPPSSEPTSPTVSNGTLQRSNGSSGSGEVLNSPGISYSILQEETNGGTSSWSRPTILMRTRSATNAVLHRTNSSRQ; encoded by the exons ATGGCTCTCCCTCTCGGCAAGTTAACCATCCTCGTCGGCGCAG GTATAGTTGGATCAGTTCTTGCTAAAGAGGGGCATTTGCCGAGTTTTTTTCCGGATTTTGTTTCCGGTGCATTCAAG TTTGCTCTTAAGCAAGTTAAAAGAGATGATTCTGTCTCATCAAATGGCAAGCCAattaataaatctttaatgGATCAG gTTAATAGTCTTCGGCAGGAGCTGCAAATGATAGCTTCTAATAGATCAGTAACAATTGTAACCGATGGCGGGACAG GTGCTACTAAATATGGTACAATTGTTCTAGTGGTTGTGGTTGGATCTGGCTATGTTTGGTGGAAG GGTTGGAAACTTCCTGATATGATGTTTGCGACTAGACGTAGTTTATCTGATGCTTGCACTTCCATAGCCCAACAGCTTGAAACCGTTTATGGATCAATCAGG AGTACTAGGAAGGAATTGTCTTCAAATATTGCACACCTGGATGCTACTTTGGACGAGGTCACTGCTCTCACTACTGATACACGAGAAACG GTATCTGAACTTTTAAAAGATTCAACTAAATACGATCATGGTGTACGAAATGTCCGCGAAACTGTTCAGACACTG GGGCAAAAAATCAGTAAAATGGAAGAGAAGCAG GGTAACACAATGCATGGATTAAAGAAGTTGGTTGACTATACCTATATTATGGAAAATTACCTGCTTCAAGAGAATGCTCAGGCAAGCAGATTTTTGTCATGGAATGCTACGTTGTCT GCTGCATCATCGAGTTCACGAATAGCATTTCCACCAAAG AATGCCTTACCTCCTCCATCAAGTGAACCAACTTCTCCCACCGTTTCCAATGGCACACTCCAg AGGAGTAATGGGAGTTCAGGATCCGGTGAAGTTTTAAACAGTCCTGGGATTTCTTATAGTATCCTTCAAGAAGAAACAAACGGTGGCACTTCAAGTTGGTCCAGACCAACAATTCTTATGAGAACCCGCAGCGCAACAAATGCTGTGCTACATCGAACAAATTCCAGCCGACAGTAA
- the LOC126655247 gene encoding uncharacterized protein LOC126655247 isoform X2 has product MALPLGKLTILVGAGIVGSVLAKEGHLPSFFPDFVSGAFKFALKQVKRDDSVSSNGKPINKSLMDQVNSLRQELQMIASNRSVTIVTDGGTGATKYGTIVLVVVVGSGYVWWKGWKLPDMMFATRRSLSDACTSIAQQLETVYGSIRSTRKELSSNIAHLDATLDEVTALTTDTRETVSELLKDSTKYDHGVRNVRETVQTLGQKISKMEEKQGNTMHGLKKLVDYTYIMENYLLQENAQAASSSSRIAFPPKNALPPPSSEPTSPTVSNGTLQRSNGSSGSGEVLNSPGISYSILQEETNGGTSSWSRPTILMRTRSATNAVLHRTNSSRQ; this is encoded by the exons ATGGCTCTCCCTCTCGGCAAGTTAACCATCCTCGTCGGCGCAG GTATAGTTGGATCAGTTCTTGCTAAAGAGGGGCATTTGCCGAGTTTTTTTCCGGATTTTGTTTCCGGTGCATTCAAG TTTGCTCTTAAGCAAGTTAAAAGAGATGATTCTGTCTCATCAAATGGCAAGCCAattaataaatctttaatgGATCAG gTTAATAGTCTTCGGCAGGAGCTGCAAATGATAGCTTCTAATAGATCAGTAACAATTGTAACCGATGGCGGGACAG GTGCTACTAAATATGGTACAATTGTTCTAGTGGTTGTGGTTGGATCTGGCTATGTTTGGTGGAAG GGTTGGAAACTTCCTGATATGATGTTTGCGACTAGACGTAGTTTATCTGATGCTTGCACTTCCATAGCCCAACAGCTTGAAACCGTTTATGGATCAATCAGG AGTACTAGGAAGGAATTGTCTTCAAATATTGCACACCTGGATGCTACTTTGGACGAGGTCACTGCTCTCACTACTGATACACGAGAAACG GTATCTGAACTTTTAAAAGATTCAACTAAATACGATCATGGTGTACGAAATGTCCGCGAAACTGTTCAGACACTG GGGCAAAAAATCAGTAAAATGGAAGAGAAGCAG GGTAACACAATGCATGGATTAAAGAAGTTGGTTGACTATACCTATATTATGGAAAATTACCTGCTTCAAGAGAATGCTCAG GCTGCATCATCGAGTTCACGAATAGCATTTCCACCAAAG AATGCCTTACCTCCTCCATCAAGTGAACCAACTTCTCCCACCGTTTCCAATGGCACACTCCAg AGGAGTAATGGGAGTTCAGGATCCGGTGAAGTTTTAAACAGTCCTGGGATTTCTTATAGTATCCTTCAAGAAGAAACAAACGGTGGCACTTCAAGTTGGTCCAGACCAACAATTCTTATGAGAACCCGCAGCGCAACAAATGCTGTGCTACATCGAACAAATTCCAGCCGACAGTAA
- the LOC126655245 gene encoding probable DNA primase large subunit, giving the protein MEIVKPHPKTQPNDVVPTLPLYRSAPALEVRLEDFELYAMDRLRVLKGISDGLSRGKKSEEMEKLVKELWKANMKHPYASEVVNKDIISHFVLRLVYCRTEDLRKWFLSNETALFRYRFRLLTAEAQRALLQEFGLPYKAVPSAELESIKDKLAQVARSFAQPLPSSDAIFYKVPFEDVPELVAGRRVFICKGHAYVAPSQIVSLVVTQFRSIISKALTLTNRKWTSMIGEQEKDRLTPIVEALATSYLGPDYSQPKEFAEISIKDIDVTAKSSFPLCMRHLFEKLRDDHHLKHGGRMQLGLFLKGVGLKLDDALAFWKAEFTQKVGAERFDKEYAYSIRHNYGREGKRTDYTPYSCQKIISSTPGVGDHHGCPYRQFSEENLRAALNRMGVNSGAVDDAMDKVRNRHYQLACTLTFEAIHGVSCDSGINHPNQYFSDSQKVLKSKDNSLS; this is encoded by the exons ATGGAGATCGTTAAACCTCATCCGAAGACTCAACCTAACGACGTCGTCCCGACTCTTCCTCTTTACCGTTCTGCCCCTGCTCTCGAAGTCAGGCTCGAAGATTTCGAGCTTTACGCCATGGATCGACTCCGAG TTCTTAAAGGTATATCCGATGGATTATCTCGCGGTAAAAAGTCTGAAGAAATGGAAAAATtg GTAAAGGAGCTATGGAAAGCAAATATGAAGCATCCATATGCATCAGAAGTTGTGAATAAGGACATTATATCTCACTTTGTTTTGCGCCTTGTTTATTGTAGAAC GGAGGACCTTAGGAAATGGTTTCTTTCGAATGAGACTGCACTTTTCCGATATAGATTTCGTCTTTTGACTGCTGAAGCTCAG AGAGCATTGTTGCAAGAGTTTGGGCTTCCTTATAAGGCAGTTCCTAGTGCTGAGTTGGAG AGTATAAAGGACAAATTGGCTCAAGTTGCTCGGTCATTTGCTCAACCTTTGCCTTCTT CCGACGCCATATTCTACAAG GTACCATTTGAAGACGTCCCAGAGCTTGTTGCTGGTCGTagagtttttatttgtaaaggCCATGCTTATGTTGCTCCAAGTCAG ATCGTTTCCCTTGTAGTTACACAATTCCGCAGTATCATATCAAAGGCGCTCACTCTTACAAATAG gAAATGGACATCAATGATTGGAGAACAAGAGAAGGATCGCTTGACTCCT ATTGTAGAAGCCCTGGCCACAAGCTACCTTGGTCCTGACTATTCTCAG CCCAAAGAATTTGCTGAGATATCAATTAAAGACATTGATGTTACCGCTAAGAGTTCCTTTCCACTTTGCATGCGCCACCTGTTTGAAAAA CTTAGAGATGATCATCACTTGAAGCATGGAGGGAGGATGCAGTTAGGTCTCTTTCTCAAG GGAGTTGGTTTGAAGTTGGATGATGCTCTTGCGTTCTGGAAGGCAGAGTTCACTCAGAAG gttGGCGCAGAAAGGTTCGACAAAGAATATGCCTACAGCATTCGTCATAATTATGGAAGAGAAGGAAAGAGAACA GATTATACACCTTATTCTTGTCAAAAGATCATCTCTTCAACTCCTGGCGTTGGAGACCATCATGGATGTCCTTACAGACAGTTTAG TGAAGAAAACTTGAGAGCTGCACTCAATAGAATGGGAGTCAACAGTGGTGCAGTGGATGATGCAATGGACAAAGTGCGAAATAGACATTATCAG TTGGCGTGCACCTTAACATTTGAAGCTATTCACGGTGTGTCGTGTGATTCTGGGATTAACCATCCTAACCAGTACTTCAGTGACAGCCAAAAGGTCCTCAAATCGAAG GACAATTCCTTATCATAA
- the LOC126656600 gene encoding squamosa promoter-binding-like protein 13A isoform X1 gives MHQVHLNGHSRIFSELTWNRIYSKLVFKKQLHMQFISLLRICFLLLFLEICDDLYNYWLCLVIGCSMDFNLKTPWRLTELRNQNIPYSARNSEFSCSGLDQIAGNCSVDLKLGNSSDLADQFGVIEDSVMESSSSGSSKRIRTPANGTQVPLCLVDGCTSDLSKCRDYHRRHKVCELHSKTPKVFIKGQELRFCQQCSRFHSLVEFDEGKRSCRKRLDGHNRRRRKPQPDSMNLNSARLFSHHQGTRYLQFGEPEIFSTSAASSGWVGTVKPENDPMLYANQSSINFSSGKNLFPGSMSNSYRGGKQFPFSQCTSSSSVPGESICQTEFPDGANRVIDSNCALSLLSSPPQTETREISPMSHMVHPNLNLAAQSLNFSNLGMESGAVNSVSNANLHGHEMFQIGPDGSSASDSHQTLSFSWG, from the exons ATGCACCAAGTTCATTTGAATGGTCATAGTAGAATTTTTAGTGAGTTAACTTGGAATAGAATCTATTCCAAGTTGGTTTTCAAGAAACAATTGCATATGCAGTTTATTTCACTCTTGagaatttgttttttgttgttgtttcttGAAATTTGTGATGATTTGTACAATTATTGGCTATGTTTGGTGATAGGATGTTCTATGGACTTTAATCTCAAGACACCTTGGAGATTAACAGAATTGAGAAACCAAAACATACCTTACAGTGCTCGAAATTCTGAGTTTAGTTGCTCAGGGCTCGATCAAATCGCGGGGAATTGCTCAGTAGACTTGAAACTAGGCAATTCAAGTGATTTGGCTGACCAATTTGGAGTTATAGAGGACTCTGTAATGGAATCATCGTCGTCAGGATCATCGAAAAGAATTCGGACACCTGCCAATGGTACGCAAGTCCCTTTATGTTTGGTTGATGGATGTACTTCGGATCTTAGTAAATGCAGGGACTATCATCGACGACATAAAGTGTGTGAGCTCCATTCGAAGACTCCGAAGGTTTTTATTAAAGGTCAGGAGCTTCGATTTTGTCAGCAGTGCAGCAG GTTTCATTCCTTAGTGGAGTTTGATGAGGGAAAACGAAGCTGTAGAAAACGTCTGGATGGACATAATCGTCGCCGGAGGAAACCTCAACCAGATTCTATGAATTTAAATTCTGCACGGTTATTTTCCCATCACCAAG GGACAAGATACCTTCAGTTTGGAGAACCCGAAATATTTTCGACTAGTGCTGCAAGCTCCGGTTGGGTTGGGACAGTCAAACCCGAGAATGATCCGATGCTTTACGCTAATCAATCCTCGATTAACTTTAGTAGCGGAAAAAACCTTTTCCCGGGATCAATGTCTAATAGCTATAGAGGTGGAAAGCAGTTTCCGTTCTCGCAATGTACTAGTTCTTCTTCAGTACCTGGAGAATCTATCTGTCAAACCGAGTTCCCTGATGGAGCAAACCGAGTAATCGACTCGAATTGTGCTCTCTCTCTTCTGTCATCACCGCCACAAACTGAAACTCGGGAGATCAGTCCTATGAGCCACATGGTGCACCCTAACCTAAACCTGGCAGCTCAATCCCTCAACTTTAGCAATCTTGGAATGGAGAGTGGAGCAGTGAATTCTGTTAGCAATGCCAATCTCCATGGTCATGAAATGTTTCAGATCGGACCCGACGGATCATCGGCAAGCGATTCTCATCAGACACTTTCCTTCTCTTGGGGATAG
- the LOC126656600 gene encoding squamosa promoter-binding-like protein 16 isoform X2, with amino-acid sequence MDFNLKTPWRLTELRNQNIPYSARNSEFSCSGLDQIAGNCSVDLKLGNSSDLADQFGVIEDSVMESSSSGSSKRIRTPANGTQVPLCLVDGCTSDLSKCRDYHRRHKVCELHSKTPKVFIKGQELRFCQQCSRFHSLVEFDEGKRSCRKRLDGHNRRRRKPQPDSMNLNSARLFSHHQGTRYLQFGEPEIFSTSAASSGWVGTVKPENDPMLYANQSSINFSSGKNLFPGSMSNSYRGGKQFPFSQCTSSSSVPGESICQTEFPDGANRVIDSNCALSLLSSPPQTETREISPMSHMVHPNLNLAAQSLNFSNLGMESGAVNSVSNANLHGHEMFQIGPDGSSASDSHQTLSFSWG; translated from the exons ATGGACTTTAATCTCAAGACACCTTGGAGATTAACAGAATTGAGAAACCAAAACATACCTTACAGTGCTCGAAATTCTGAGTTTAGTTGCTCAGGGCTCGATCAAATCGCGGGGAATTGCTCAGTAGACTTGAAACTAGGCAATTCAAGTGATTTGGCTGACCAATTTGGAGTTATAGAGGACTCTGTAATGGAATCATCGTCGTCAGGATCATCGAAAAGAATTCGGACACCTGCCAATGGTACGCAAGTCCCTTTATGTTTGGTTGATGGATGTACTTCGGATCTTAGTAAATGCAGGGACTATCATCGACGACATAAAGTGTGTGAGCTCCATTCGAAGACTCCGAAGGTTTTTATTAAAGGTCAGGAGCTTCGATTTTGTCAGCAGTGCAGCAG GTTTCATTCCTTAGTGGAGTTTGATGAGGGAAAACGAAGCTGTAGAAAACGTCTGGATGGACATAATCGTCGCCGGAGGAAACCTCAACCAGATTCTATGAATTTAAATTCTGCACGGTTATTTTCCCATCACCAAG GGACAAGATACCTTCAGTTTGGAGAACCCGAAATATTTTCGACTAGTGCTGCAAGCTCCGGTTGGGTTGGGACAGTCAAACCCGAGAATGATCCGATGCTTTACGCTAATCAATCCTCGATTAACTTTAGTAGCGGAAAAAACCTTTTCCCGGGATCAATGTCTAATAGCTATAGAGGTGGAAAGCAGTTTCCGTTCTCGCAATGTACTAGTTCTTCTTCAGTACCTGGAGAATCTATCTGTCAAACCGAGTTCCCTGATGGAGCAAACCGAGTAATCGACTCGAATTGTGCTCTCTCTCTTCTGTCATCACCGCCACAAACTGAAACTCGGGAGATCAGTCCTATGAGCCACATGGTGCACCCTAACCTAAACCTGGCAGCTCAATCCCTCAACTTTAGCAATCTTGGAATGGAGAGTGGAGCAGTGAATTCTGTTAGCAATGCCAATCTCCATGGTCATGAAATGTTTCAGATCGGACCCGACGGATCATCGGCAAGCGATTCTCATCAGACACTTTCCTTCTCTTGGGGATAG